The following are encoded in a window of Stigmatopora nigra isolate UIUO_SnigA chromosome 23, RoL_Snig_1.1, whole genome shotgun sequence genomic DNA:
- the rtcb gene encoding RNA-splicing ligase RtcB homolog: MYNSFWRAVVNSSELDTTHTYDTLRKAQLIHLAFKNKTVIMSRNYNDELQFLDKIDKNCWRIKKGFVPNMKVEGIFYVNDPLEKLMFEELRNACRGGVGGFLPAMKQIGNVAALPGIIHKSIGLPDVHSGYGFAIGNMAAFDLSNPESVVSPGGVGFDINCGVRLLRTNLDERDVQPVKEQLAQALFDHIPVGVGSKGVIPMGAKDLEEALEMGVDWSLREGYAWAEDKEHCEEYGRMLQADPNKVSSKAKKRGLPQLGTLGAGNHYAEIQVVDEIYNQYAAKKMGVDRLGQVCVMIHSGSRGLGHQVATDALVAMEKAMKRDRIAVNDRQLACARVTSQEGQDYLKGMAAAGNYAWVNRSSMTFLSRQAFSKVFASTPDDLDMHVIYDVSHNIAKVEEHMVDGRQRTLLVHRKGSTRAFPPHHPLIPVDYQMTGQPVLIGGTMGTCSYVLTGTEQGMTRTFGTTCHGAGRALSRAKSRRNLDFQDVLDQMADKGIAIRVASPKLVMEEAPESYKNVTDVVDTCHDAGISSKAIKLRPIAVIKG; encoded by the exons ATGTATAATAGCTTCTGGCGTGCCGTAGTTAACTCCAGTGAACTCGATACAACGCACACATACGACACGCTCAGAAAGGCTCAACTTATTCATTTggcctttaaaaacaaaactgtcATCATGAGTAGAAACTACAACGACGAGTTGCAGTTTTTGGACAAGATCGATAAAAACTGCTGGAGGATTAAAAAGGGTTTTGTACCCAACATGaag GTGGAAGGGATTTTCTACGTCAACGACCCTCTGGAGAAGCTGATGTTTGAGGAACTGCGGAACGCGTGTCGAGGAG gGGTGGGCGGCTTCCTCCCCGCCATGAAACAGATCGGGAACGTGGCGGCGCTGCCCGGCATCATCCAC AAATCCATCGGCCTCCCGGACGTCCACTCGGGTTACGGATTCGCCATCGGGAACATGGCGGCTTTCGACTTGAgcaaccctgaatcggtggtgtCTCCAG GCGGCGTGGGCTTCGACATCAACTGCGGCGTCCGCCTGCTGAGGACCAATCTGGACGAGCGGGATGTGCAGCCCGTCAAGGAGCAGCTGGCGCAGGCGCTCTTTGACCACATTCCCGTGGGTGTGGGTTCCAAGGGTGTCATCCCCATGGGGGCCAA GGACCTGGAGGAGGCGCTGGAGATGGGCGTGGACTGGTCGCTACGTGAAGGTTACGCCTGGGCCGAGGACAAGGAGCACTGCGAGGAGTACGGACGCATGCTCCAGGCCGACCCTAACAAAGTCTCGTCCAAGGCCAAGAAAAGGGGCCTCCCACAG CTGGGCACGCTGGGGGCCGGGAACCACTACGCCGAGATCCAAGTGGTGGATGAAATCTACAACCAGTACGCCGCCAAGAAGATGGGCGTGGACCGCCTGGGGCAAGTCTGCGTCATGATTCACAGCGGCAGCCGAGGCTTGGGACATCAGGTGGCCACGG ACGCCCTGGTGGCCATGGAGAAGGCCATGAAGAGAGATCGGATCGCCGTCAACGACCGTCAGCTGGCGTGCGCTCGCGTCACGTCGCAGGAGGGACAGGACTACCTGAAGGGAATGGCCGCCGCGGGCAATTACGCCTGGGTCAACCGCTCGTCCATGACCTTCCTCAGCAGACAG GCCTTCTCCAAGGTATTCGCCAGCACGCCGGACGACCTGGACATGCACGTCATCTACGACGTGTCGCACAACATCGCCAAAGTGGAGGAGCACATGGTGGACGGGCGACAGCGCACCCTGCTGGTGCACCGGAAAGGTTCCACCAGGGCCTTCCCACCCCATCATCCTCTCATCCCCGTCGACTATCAGATGACGGGCCAACCGGTTCTGATTGGCGGCACCATGGGCACGTGCAGCTACGTTCTGACCGGTACCGAGCAAGGCATGACGCGCACTTTCGGGACCACCTGCCACGGAGCG GGACGCGCGCTGTCCCGGGCCAAGTCTCGCCGCAATCTGGATTTCCAAGACGTGCTGGACCAGATGGCAGACAAAGGCATCGCTATCCGAGTGGCGTCCCCAAAACTGGTCATGGAGGAG GCTCCAGAGTCGTACAAGAATGTGACGGACGTGGTGGACACGTGTCACGACGCCGGCATCAGCAGCAAGGCCATCAAGCTGCGACCCATCGCTGTCATTAAAGGATAA
- the fbxo7 gene encoding F-box only protein 7 isoform X1, whose translation MTARLFVCRMKLRVRICKRTSKVDALGPESTVQELVEHIRHALLPVHGLGPDATFALSLNGVELLADTGQKLSSCGVVPGDLIRVLLPAAADDGGGPDAAPADPVGPGDDRTGAQSAALMTSGQVSQGTAATGVLSPRSRRQLSSAGLHRQPGVDEDAPGQPSPDTPERRPMLSWEPMLCGEAGEGQAPHSLELLYRAAETTCPADAVMVAAHLLMLETGFTPQSEEAKPGQMPPGWRSSGGAYRLQYTHALCERAAVTVVAVPMSPVLVIQAILQLADNASMAAKVCVDPAGYVTEAWPGSSAAAAYTGLSRLSRVFKDQLVYPLIAATREALCLPVAFGLAALPPELLLLVLRLLDVVSLVRLSAVCRHLNVSAADAALWRHLVRRDFSDHKWQGETNWKELYKSFYKFRHKRGCVERPCSLPPFIHRPAFGPAPYPPIPGVIGGNYDRRPLALPAPRFDPVGPPMRGERRRRSDPRPPPGGARPADVRRGFI comes from the exons ATGACGGCTCGTCTATTTGTATGCAGGATGAAGCTGCGAGTTCGCATCTGCAAGCGGACCAGCAAAGTGGACGCGCTCGGTCCCGAGTCCACCGTCCAGGAACTGGTGGAGCACATACGTCACGCCCTGCTGCCCGTTCACGGTCTCGG TCCAGACGCGACCTTTGCCCTGTCTCTCAACGGCGTCGAGCTTCTCGCCGACACGGGTCAGAAGTTGTCGTCGTGCGGCGTCGTCCCGGGAGATCTCATCCGTGTCCTCctgcccgccgccgccgacgacggTGGTGGGCCTGACGCCGCGCCCGCCGACCCGGTTGGCCCCGGGGACGACCGGACCGGCGCCCAATCCGCCGCCCTCATGACCTCCGGCCAGGTGAGCCAAGGGACCGCGGCGACCGGAGTCCTCTCTCCGCGGTCTCGGCGCCAACTCTCCTCCGCGGGTCTCCATCGGCAGCCCGGTGTGGACGAGGACGCCCCCGGCCAGCCGTCCCCGGACACGCCGGAGCGGCGTCCGATGCTTAGCTGGGAGCCCATGTTGTGCGGCGAGGCCGGCGAAGGTCAGGCGCCTCACTCGCTGGAGTTGCTGTACCGCGCCGCCGAGACCACCTGCCCCGCCGACGCCGTCATGGTGGCCGCCCACCTCCTCATGCTGGAGACGGGATTCACGCCGCAG AGCGAGGAGGCCAAGCCGGGTCAGATGCCACCCGGCTGGCGTTCGTCTGGCGGCGCCTACCGACTTCAGTACACGCACGCGCTGTGCGAGAGGGCGGCGGTGACGGTGGTGGCGGTGCCCATGAGCCCCGTGCTGGTCATCCAAG CCATCCTGCAGCTGGCTGACAACGCCAGCATGGCGGCCAAAGTGTGCGTGGACCCCGCCGGCTACGTGACGGAGGCGTGGCCAG GAAGCAGCGCGGCGGCCGCATACACGGGTCTAAGTCGACTGTCGCGAGTCTTCAAGGACCAGCTGGTGTACCCGCTGATCGCCGCCACCAGGGAAG CACTGTGCCTCCCGGTGGCGTTCGGCCTGGCGGCGTTACCCCCCGAGTTGCTCCTCCTGGTGTTGCGGCTTCTGGACGTGGTGTCACTAGTGCGCCTCTCGGCCGTGTGTCGACACCTGAACGTGTCGGCCGCCGACGCGGCGCTCTGGAGACACCTGGTGCGACGCGACTTCAGCG atCACAAATGGCAGGGGGAGACCAACTGGAAGGAG CTCTACAAAAGTTTCTACAAGTTCCGGCACAAGCGAGGCTGCGTGGAGCGCCCGTGCTCCCTCCCCCCTTTCATCCACCGCCCCGCCTTCGGCCCCGCCCCCTACCCACCCATCCCAGGGGTCATCGGCGGAAACTACGACCGCCGGCCGCTGGCTTTGCCCGCGCCCCGCTTCGACCCGGTGGGCCCCCCCATGCGCGGCGAGCGGCGGCGTCGCAGCGACCCCCGACCACCTCCCGGCGGCGCTCGTCCGGCGGACGTCCGCAGAGGCTTCATATGA
- the fbxo7 gene encoding F-box only protein 7 isoform X3 has translation MTARLFVCRMKLRVRICKRTSKVDALGPESTVQELVEHIRHALLPVHGLGPDATFALSLNGVELLADTGQKLSSCGVVPGDLIRVLLPAAADDGGGPDAAPADPVGPGDDRTGAQSAALMTSGQPGVDEDAPGQPSPDTPERRPMLSWEPMLCGEAGEGQAPHSLELLYRAAETTCPADAVMVAAHLLMLETGFTPQSEEAKPGQMPPGWRSSGGAYRLQYTHALCERAAVTVVAVPMSPVLVIQAILQLADNASMAAKVCVDPAGYVTEAWPGSSAAAAYTGLSRLSRVFKDQLVYPLIAATREALCLPVAFGLAALPPELLLLVLRLLDVVSLVRLSAVCRHLNVSAADAALWRHLVRRDFSDHKWQGETNWKELYKSFYKFRHKRGCVERPCSLPPFIHRPAFGPAPYPPIPGVIGGNYDRRPLALPAPRFDPVGPPMRGERRRRSDPRPPPGGARPADVRRGFI, from the exons ATGACGGCTCGTCTATTTGTATGCAGGATGAAGCTGCGAGTTCGCATCTGCAAGCGGACCAGCAAAGTGGACGCGCTCGGTCCCGAGTCCACCGTCCAGGAACTGGTGGAGCACATACGTCACGCCCTGCTGCCCGTTCACGGTCTCGG TCCAGACGCGACCTTTGCCCTGTCTCTCAACGGCGTCGAGCTTCTCGCCGACACGGGTCAGAAGTTGTCGTCGTGCGGCGTCGTCCCGGGAGATCTCATCCGTGTCCTCctgcccgccgccgccgacgacggTGGTGGGCCTGACGCCGCGCCCGCCGACCCGGTTGGCCCCGGGGACGACCGGACCGGCGCCCAATCCGCCGCCCTCATGACCTCCGGCCAG CCCGGTGTGGACGAGGACGCCCCCGGCCAGCCGTCCCCGGACACGCCGGAGCGGCGTCCGATGCTTAGCTGGGAGCCCATGTTGTGCGGCGAGGCCGGCGAAGGTCAGGCGCCTCACTCGCTGGAGTTGCTGTACCGCGCCGCCGAGACCACCTGCCCCGCCGACGCCGTCATGGTGGCCGCCCACCTCCTCATGCTGGAGACGGGATTCACGCCGCAG AGCGAGGAGGCCAAGCCGGGTCAGATGCCACCCGGCTGGCGTTCGTCTGGCGGCGCCTACCGACTTCAGTACACGCACGCGCTGTGCGAGAGGGCGGCGGTGACGGTGGTGGCGGTGCCCATGAGCCCCGTGCTGGTCATCCAAG CCATCCTGCAGCTGGCTGACAACGCCAGCATGGCGGCCAAAGTGTGCGTGGACCCCGCCGGCTACGTGACGGAGGCGTGGCCAG GAAGCAGCGCGGCGGCCGCATACACGGGTCTAAGTCGACTGTCGCGAGTCTTCAAGGACCAGCTGGTGTACCCGCTGATCGCCGCCACCAGGGAAG CACTGTGCCTCCCGGTGGCGTTCGGCCTGGCGGCGTTACCCCCCGAGTTGCTCCTCCTGGTGTTGCGGCTTCTGGACGTGGTGTCACTAGTGCGCCTCTCGGCCGTGTGTCGACACCTGAACGTGTCGGCCGCCGACGCGGCGCTCTGGAGACACCTGGTGCGACGCGACTTCAGCG atCACAAATGGCAGGGGGAGACCAACTGGAAGGAG CTCTACAAAAGTTTCTACAAGTTCCGGCACAAGCGAGGCTGCGTGGAGCGCCCGTGCTCCCTCCCCCCTTTCATCCACCGCCCCGCCTTCGGCCCCGCCCCCTACCCACCCATCCCAGGGGTCATCGGCGGAAACTACGACCGCCGGCCGCTGGCTTTGCCCGCGCCCCGCTTCGACCCGGTGGGCCCCCCCATGCGCGGCGAGCGGCGGCGTCGCAGCGACCCCCGACCACCTCCCGGCGGCGCTCGTCCGGCGGACGTCCGCAGAGGCTTCATATGA
- the fbxo7 gene encoding F-box only protein 7 isoform X2, whose translation MKLRVRICKRTSKVDALGPESTVQELVEHIRHALLPVHGLGPDATFALSLNGVELLADTGQKLSSCGVVPGDLIRVLLPAAADDGGGPDAAPADPVGPGDDRTGAQSAALMTSGQVSQGTAATGVLSPRSRRQLSSAGLHRQPGVDEDAPGQPSPDTPERRPMLSWEPMLCGEAGEGQAPHSLELLYRAAETTCPADAVMVAAHLLMLETGFTPQSEEAKPGQMPPGWRSSGGAYRLQYTHALCERAAVTVVAVPMSPVLVIQAILQLADNASMAAKVCVDPAGYVTEAWPGSSAAAAYTGLSRLSRVFKDQLVYPLIAATREALCLPVAFGLAALPPELLLLVLRLLDVVSLVRLSAVCRHLNVSAADAALWRHLVRRDFSDHKWQGETNWKELYKSFYKFRHKRGCVERPCSLPPFIHRPAFGPAPYPPIPGVIGGNYDRRPLALPAPRFDPVGPPMRGERRRRSDPRPPPGGARPADVRRGFI comes from the exons ATGAAGCTGCGAGTTCGCATCTGCAAGCGGACCAGCAAAGTGGACGCGCTCGGTCCCGAGTCCACCGTCCAGGAACTGGTGGAGCACATACGTCACGCCCTGCTGCCCGTTCACGGTCTCGG TCCAGACGCGACCTTTGCCCTGTCTCTCAACGGCGTCGAGCTTCTCGCCGACACGGGTCAGAAGTTGTCGTCGTGCGGCGTCGTCCCGGGAGATCTCATCCGTGTCCTCctgcccgccgccgccgacgacggTGGTGGGCCTGACGCCGCGCCCGCCGACCCGGTTGGCCCCGGGGACGACCGGACCGGCGCCCAATCCGCCGCCCTCATGACCTCCGGCCAGGTGAGCCAAGGGACCGCGGCGACCGGAGTCCTCTCTCCGCGGTCTCGGCGCCAACTCTCCTCCGCGGGTCTCCATCGGCAGCCCGGTGTGGACGAGGACGCCCCCGGCCAGCCGTCCCCGGACACGCCGGAGCGGCGTCCGATGCTTAGCTGGGAGCCCATGTTGTGCGGCGAGGCCGGCGAAGGTCAGGCGCCTCACTCGCTGGAGTTGCTGTACCGCGCCGCCGAGACCACCTGCCCCGCCGACGCCGTCATGGTGGCCGCCCACCTCCTCATGCTGGAGACGGGATTCACGCCGCAG AGCGAGGAGGCCAAGCCGGGTCAGATGCCACCCGGCTGGCGTTCGTCTGGCGGCGCCTACCGACTTCAGTACACGCACGCGCTGTGCGAGAGGGCGGCGGTGACGGTGGTGGCGGTGCCCATGAGCCCCGTGCTGGTCATCCAAG CCATCCTGCAGCTGGCTGACAACGCCAGCATGGCGGCCAAAGTGTGCGTGGACCCCGCCGGCTACGTGACGGAGGCGTGGCCAG GAAGCAGCGCGGCGGCCGCATACACGGGTCTAAGTCGACTGTCGCGAGTCTTCAAGGACCAGCTGGTGTACCCGCTGATCGCCGCCACCAGGGAAG CACTGTGCCTCCCGGTGGCGTTCGGCCTGGCGGCGTTACCCCCCGAGTTGCTCCTCCTGGTGTTGCGGCTTCTGGACGTGGTGTCACTAGTGCGCCTCTCGGCCGTGTGTCGACACCTGAACGTGTCGGCCGCCGACGCGGCGCTCTGGAGACACCTGGTGCGACGCGACTTCAGCG atCACAAATGGCAGGGGGAGACCAACTGGAAGGAG CTCTACAAAAGTTTCTACAAGTTCCGGCACAAGCGAGGCTGCGTGGAGCGCCCGTGCTCCCTCCCCCCTTTCATCCACCGCCCCGCCTTCGGCCCCGCCCCCTACCCACCCATCCCAGGGGTCATCGGCGGAAACTACGACCGCCGGCCGCTGGCTTTGCCCGCGCCCCGCTTCGACCCGGTGGGCCCCCCCATGCGCGGCGAGCGGCGGCGTCGCAGCGACCCCCGACCACCTCCCGGCGGCGCTCGTCCGGCGGACGTCCGCAGAGGCTTCATATGA